A part of Tessaracoccus timonensis genomic DNA contains:
- a CDS encoding DUF2207 domain-containing protein has protein sequence MTKRRIFALLAGLLVFFMAAPAAHAQEGIPYRDINVDVRLDEQGTAHVTMEFTMEFDQKSGRGPVLQFFTTQKDGQNPDEEYVFDYSKPKVSSPTGARTKLKVTDGQNAVEWKIGDKDVRYHEPQQYKLEFTVKGIAWDDHPQSGLAEFSWQMFSNLDSQFTNFNATMSGPVGVEKTACFTGPANRTKCPANVDGGKSYIHIDRIPTRQGVQLVAGFPKGTFNGATPSKRRVPTVGSNLTPGVVPGTVVGGLSIVAAIGTWVMTRRAKRDLVYLGLTPGLAPAEGEEAPVGLKNTSKIPVAVQFQPPAGATPGEIGTLIDATADGIDVSATIIDLAVRGYVQIIPDPNGKDFTLRALGKSTKGLHTFEHTLLNLIFEGKQTRSTQELRDERFHDVMAQARQNLYHQMTKNKWFVQDPRTSGVKKSTLGVVIALAGAGLGWLLYQHSLALLGLPLIVLGIGLIVVGMNSKRRTARGSAMLQQARGFELYLRTAEADQIKFEEGIDVFSRYLPFAMVFGTADRWAKTFEQLEREGRYRADRSWIASDATYDAWFYNSMANNFASSFSDSVNAASAAHASTSSSGGSGFSGGGGFGGGSAGSW, from the coding sequence ATGACGAAACGGCGGATCTTTGCGTTGTTGGCCGGCCTCCTGGTGTTCTTCATGGCGGCGCCTGCCGCTCATGCGCAAGAGGGCATCCCGTACCGCGACATCAACGTGGACGTGCGGCTCGACGAGCAGGGCACCGCCCACGTAACCATGGAATTCACCATGGAATTCGACCAGAAGTCCGGGCGCGGGCCCGTCTTGCAGTTCTTCACTACGCAGAAGGATGGCCAGAATCCCGACGAGGAATACGTCTTCGACTATTCCAAGCCGAAAGTCTCTTCCCCCACGGGCGCCCGAACCAAGCTCAAGGTGACGGATGGCCAGAACGCGGTGGAGTGGAAAATCGGCGATAAGGATGTCCGCTACCACGAGCCCCAGCAGTACAAGCTGGAGTTCACGGTGAAAGGCATCGCCTGGGACGATCACCCGCAATCCGGGCTCGCCGAGTTCAGCTGGCAGATGTTCTCCAACCTCGATTCGCAGTTCACCAACTTCAACGCGACGATGTCCGGCCCGGTGGGCGTGGAGAAGACCGCCTGCTTCACCGGCCCCGCCAACCGCACCAAATGCCCCGCAAACGTCGATGGCGGCAAGTCCTACATTCACATCGACCGCATCCCCACCAGGCAGGGCGTCCAGCTCGTCGCGGGCTTCCCCAAGGGAACGTTCAACGGCGCGACACCCAGTAAGCGACGGGTACCCACCGTCGGTTCCAACCTCACTCCGGGTGTTGTTCCGGGGACGGTCGTAGGTGGGCTCTCCATCGTCGCTGCCATCGGCACCTGGGTGATGACCCGCCGGGCGAAGCGCGACCTGGTGTACCTCGGGCTCACACCTGGCCTCGCACCGGCAGAGGGTGAAGAGGCTCCCGTCGGGCTCAAGAATACGAGCAAGATTCCCGTCGCAGTGCAGTTCCAGCCTCCAGCGGGCGCCACGCCTGGCGAGATCGGCACGCTCATCGACGCGACGGCGGACGGCATCGACGTGTCCGCCACCATCATCGATCTCGCCGTACGCGGCTATGTCCAGATCATCCCCGACCCGAACGGCAAGGACTTCACCCTGCGCGCGCTGGGCAAGAGCACCAAAGGGCTCCACACCTTCGAGCACACCCTGCTCAACCTCATTTTCGAGGGCAAGCAGACGCGCTCTACGCAGGAGTTGCGCGACGAGCGCTTCCACGACGTCATGGCACAGGCGCGTCAGAACCTTTACCACCAGATGACGAAGAACAAGTGGTTCGTGCAGGATCCTCGAACGAGCGGCGTGAAGAAGTCTACGCTCGGTGTCGTCATCGCCCTGGCCGGGGCGGGGCTCGGCTGGTTGTTGTATCAGCATTCCCTGGCCCTGCTGGGGCTGCCCCTGATCGTGCTGGGCATCGGCCTCATTGTGGTGGGCATGAACAGTAAGCGCCGCACCGCGCGTGGCTCGGCAATGCTGCAGCAGGCGCGCGGATTTGAGCTATACCTGCGCACCGCCGAGGCCGATCAGATCAAGTTCGAGGAAGGCATCGATGTCTTCAGCCGATACCTCCCCTTCGCCATGGTCTTCGGAACTGCGGACCGCTGGGCGAAAACGTTCGAGCAGCTCGAGCGCGAAGGCCGCTACCGCGCTGACCGAAGCTGGATTGCCAGTGATGCCAC